ctgctaagtgtattactgccctccacaggtcaaagtttgaactaattgttatatactattgaactagcatattgcatataaacattagttcaaactttgacctgtggagggcagtattacgcttagcagcgtctatactgctggaattctaatagagaagaagagagctagttcaagatgagcatttctggttaaaacttatataattttcaatttttttcagaaaatgagcgatggtttcactagataagacccttatttctcatctgggatcgtgtagaacaatttgaagctgcagtgaaactaattatgaccttcaaccgtttggtgcccattaaagtctactataaggagaaaaatcctggaatgttttcatcaaaaaccttaatttctttttgactgaagaaagaaagacatggacatcttggatgacatgggggtgagtaaatgatcaggaaaagtttatttaaaagtgaactaatcctttaagattgcaccactgtactcacatgaactgttttaaatatgtttttagtacctttctgggcattttaaaattgtgttaattatcttgctggcaatggaggcctcactaagccatcggatcttattaaaaatatcttaatttgtgttccaaagatgaacgaaggtcttactggtgtggaacgacatgagggtgagtaattaatagcagaagtttcatttttgggtgaaccaaccctttaataTGAGCCACTGCACATTGGGATTATATTGGTGATGTTGTAGAAATGTTTCACATGATGTACAGTTAGAATTTCTGAAATATCATGGACATTACATCCAGAGTGAAGCTACAATCTTTTGTGTGTATCTCTACTCTCTCTCTACAGAAGTGATGGTTTGCCAGCTCCAAAATCTAAAGATCCATATTTAACACTGTCCAGTTCTGCAAACATAATACAACATTGCTTTGCACAGCAGATACGTTTCTATGCATGCAGTGTCACTGACATGACCAAGGCGTACAAtacataatatttcaaaatcatTCTATCACAAAAAGTTTACCGTGTAATAAACACTGTAGGTTTTTGGTAtctataataatttaaaaattcaCAGTCCATATCTTTATGTATTGTCCTCACCATCCCTAGCCTTTAGACATTacacaatattaaaatacacactgctgtgtaaacatgttaaattatttataaaaaaaaaaagatttgaagctaaaataaatattactaataaatcatattttcaaacaatatgTACACAAGAAATATaatgaaaaattaatttaatgttaGCCATCTCTGTTGTGTTTCTTCAGTATTTAATGGTTTTGACCAGACCAGTAAAGTTTCTCCTCTCCTCTATTTTTCTTCCATTTGCAGAGGACTAACATCCAGAAGGTCTTCTGGAAGGTCTTGTTGCATAGGGCATAACACATAGGGTTGATGGTGCTGTTGACATAGCAGAGCCAGTAGCCCAGATGCCATAGGGACACTGGGATGCATTTAGTACAGAAGGTGGAGATGAGCACCATGATGTTGTACGGGGTCCAGGTGAGGAGGAAAGCCAGAAGGATGGCACTGAGAGTCTGCGCAGCCTTTTTCTCCTTGATAAGGACCATTCGTTTACGCTTGGTCATCTGGATCTTCAAGTTTGGATCTTCTGGTTTGGTTGAAGATGACGTGGATGAAGGAGCCTGTGGCTCTAAGGACTGACAATGATCTGAGTTTGCGCTCTCAGTCTCGGTACTACCTTGCAAAGCGGTGATGTCACTAAGGATCGGCTTGAACTTGtatgacatacattttttattgttcgtCTGGGAGCATTTTGCAAGATCACTTAGATATTTGCTGTCTTCATAGCAGTCTGACTGTCCATTTTTATTAAGTGTCGATTCTTGGTTCTTGAAAGATTCTCGCGGGGTCATCTCAGAGACAGACCGCTCGTCGTCCTCTGAGGACGTATAACTGTTCAAGGTGGTGACCTGGTCAGATTTTGTCCACAAGTCATCAGACTGCATCGTTGTCCTAGTTACGTAACTCTGGTTGGACGAAGACCATGACGCTTGAGTCCCGTCCCTCTTGTTTTTAAAACTAAAGCATTGTAGTATCGGCTTTCGTGCTTTAGAGTTTTCACGGCTGTCTAGCGATGGGTATCCTTGGAGTTCTGCTAAGTTCTTTGTACGTTTCTCTGTTTCTTTGTAGATTTTGCAATATAAAATTGTCATGATGGATACCGGGACATAAAAGGCCGCTATGGCTGTCCCAAATGTAATAGTGGGTTCTGAGAAAAACTGGATCTGGCATTGGTCA
Above is a window of Megalobrama amblycephala isolate DHTTF-2021 linkage group LG11, ASM1881202v1, whole genome shotgun sequence DNA encoding:
- the chrm5b gene encoding muscarinic acetylcholine receptor M5b; the protein is MDMDIQNLTASGNVSAVPPAPYSLLEVITIATVSAVVSLITIVGNVLVMLSFKVNSQLKTVNNYYLLSLAFADLIIGVFSMNLYTSYILMGYWSLGNIACDLWLAIDYVASNASVMNLLVISFDRYFSITRPLTYRAKRTPKRAGIMIGLAWLISFILWAPPILCWQYFVGERTVHPDQCQIQFFSEPTITFGTAIAAFYVPVSIMTILYCKIYKETEKRTKNLAELQGYPSLDSRENSKARKPILQCFSFKNKRDGTQASWSSSNQSYVTRTTMQSDDLWTKSDQVTTLNSYTSSEDDERSVSEMTPRESFKNQESTLNKNGQSDCYEDSKYLSDLAKCSQTNNKKCMSYKFKPILSDITALQGSTETESANSDHCQSLEPQAPSSTSSSTKPEDPNLKIQMTKRKRMVLIKEKKAAQTLSAILLAFLLTWTPYNIMVLISTFCTKCIPVSLWHLGYWLCYVNSTINPMCYALCNKTFQKTFWMLVLCKWKKNRGEEKLYWSGQNH